From Xiphophorus hellerii strain 12219 chromosome 20, Xiphophorus_hellerii-4.1, whole genome shotgun sequence, the proteins below share one genomic window:
- the mcrs1 gene encoding microspherule protein 1, which produces MQAGDPGVGASVGVSGVQSRSEDEESLVVKDVKRTATQAFGVGVPKRRSSSRSIKRKKFDDELVESSLVKSSSRVKGPPVMEPIRCLGSEPSPIEKKRVTKSGTALTPPLAVMLNPSPLPKRVKKTKQPLNMTKDLGRWKPTDDLLLINAVLQTSDLTSVHLGVKFSCRFTLREIKERWYALLYDPVISKLAWQAMRQLHPEAIAAIQSKALFSQGEQALLAKIGSTSQPKMDVFQEVLSKHPGIFHPSRTPKSLMVHWQLLKQYYLLDDQSVQPLPKGDQVLNFSDAEQMVDDVKLKDSRDEVLEHELMISDRHQKREIRQLEQELPRWQVLVDSITGMSMPDFDNQTLAALRGRMVRYLMRSREITLGRATKDKQIDVDLSLEGPAWKISRKQGIIKLKNNGDFFIANEGRRPIYIDGRPVLSGNKWKLNNNSVVEIAGLRFVFLINLELISLIKAEAAKMTQQ; this is translated from the exons ATGCAGGCTGGTGACCCAGGGGTCGGCGCATCAGTGGGGGTGTCTGGTGTTCAGAGCCGGTCGGAGGATGAAGAGTCGCTTGTTGTGAAAGATGTGAAAAGGACAGCAACGCAAGCATTTGGAGTCGGTGTTCCCAAGAGGAGAAGTTCATCCAG gtcaataaaaagaaagaagtttgatGATGAGCTGGTGGAGAGCAGCCTGGTGAAGTCGTCCAGTCGAGTCAAAGGGCCTCCTGTCATGGAGCCTATTCGCTGTTTGGGCAGTGAACCTTCGCctatagaaaagaaaagg gtgacaAAATCAGGAACTGCTCTCACTCCGCCTCTCGCCGTGATGTTAAATCCCTCACCTCTGCCCAAAAGAGTGAAGAAAACCAAGCAGCCTTTAAATATGACTAAAGATCTGGGACGCTGGAAACCCACAGACGACCTTCTGCTAATAAATGCTGTGCTGCAG ACTAGTGATCTAACTTCAGTTCATCTGGGGGTGAAGTTCAGCTGCCGCTTCACCTTGAGGGAAATTAAAGAGAGGTGGTACGCTTTGCTGTACGACCCCGTCATCTCCAA GTTGGCATGGCAGGCCATGCGGCAGCTTCACCCAGAGGCAATCGCAGCAATCCAAAGCAAAGCTCTGTTCAGTCAGGGGGAACAGGCGCTGCTGGCCAAGATTGGCTCA ACCAGTCAGCCTAAAATGGACGTTTTCCAGGAGGTTCTGAGCAAACACCCGGGCATCTTTCACCCGTCTCGCACCCCCAAGAGCCTGATGGTTCACTGGCAGCTGCTGAAGCAGTACTACCTGCTAGACGACCAGAGCG TTCAGCCCCTTCCTAAAGGTGACCAAGTCCTCAACTTCTCTGATGCAGAGCAGATGGTTGATGATGTGAAATTAAA GGACAGCAGAGACGAGGTGTTGGAACACG AGCTGATGATTTCAGACCGTCACCAGAAACGGGAGATTAGACAGCTGGAGCAGGAGTTGCCTCGGTGGCAGGTTCTAGTGGACAGCATCACAG GGATGAGCATGCCCGACTTCGACAATCAGACACTGGCAGCGTTACGAGGAAGAATGGTGCGATACCTCATGAGATCAAGAGAG ATTACACTGGGCAGAGCGACGAAGGACAAGCAGATAGATGTAGATCTGTCACTAGAGGGACCCGCTTGGAAAATATCCAGAAAGCAAG GAATAATTAAACTGAAGAATAATGGAGACTTCTTCATAGCTAACGAGGGCAGGCGACCCATTTACATCGACGGCAGACCGGTGCTGTCAGGCAACAAGTGGAAGCTAAACAACAACTCAGTGGTGGAG ATCGCAGGCCTTCGCTTCGTCTTCCTAATAAACCTGGAGCTCATCTCACTGATCAAAGCTGAAGCTGCTAAGATGACACAGCAGTGA
- the cyp27b1 gene encoding 25-hydroxyvitamin D-1 alpha hydroxylase, mitochondrial, with protein MIFVRRMVQQALRLSVRNAFPLVKWMERWAESAAAPPLGSDRQAVRTLDDMPGPTAASFAWDLFARGGLSRLHELQLEGVQRYGPVWKASFGPILTVHVADPALIEQVLRQEGQHPMRSNLSSWKDYRKLRGHNFGLLTAEGEEWQEVRSLLGKHMLRPKAVEVYDKTLNNVVSDLITKLRLCRSSQGLVTDITSEFYRFGLEGISSVLFESRIGCLDPVIPEETERFIESINTMFVMTLLTMAMPSWLHQLYPKPWKTFCDCWDYMFEFAKGHIDQRLLAEANKIAKGEKVEGRYLTYFLSQTGLPMKTVYSNVTELLLAGVDTISSTMSWTLYELSRHPEIQDALREEVLTVLEGRRIPDNTDVARMPLMKATVKEVLRLYPVIPANARVISEKDIEVGGYLVPKNTLITLCQFATSRDPAVFQNPDDFHPHRWFNKDEAHHPYASVPFGVGKRSCIGRRIAELELYLALSRILMEFEVKPDAEGNSVKPMTRTLLVPENAINLQFVER; from the exons ATGATCTTTGTGAGGAGGATGGTGCAGCAAGCGCTTCGACTGTCCGTCCGCAACGCCTTCCCCCTGGTCAAGTGGATGGAGAGGTGGGCCGAGAGCGCAGCAGCGCCTCCGCTGGGGAGCGACCGGCAGGCGGTGAGGACCCTGGACGACATGCCCGGACCGACGGCCGCCAGCTTCGCCTGGGACCTGTTTGCCAGGGGGGGTCTGTCTCGACTGCATGAGTTACAG CTGGAAGGAGTGCAGCGCTATGGGCCCGTGTGGAAGGCGAGCTTCGGCCCCATCCTGACGGTCCACGTAGCAGATCCGGCCCTCATAGAGCAGGTCCTGAGGCAGGAGGGCCAGCACCCAATGAGATCGAACCTTTCATCCTGGAAGGACTACAGGAAGCTGAGAGGACATAACTTTGGACTTTTGACTGC CGAGGGAGAGGAGTGGCAGGAAGTGAGAAGTCTCTTGGGGAAGCACATGCTGCGACCGAAGGCTGTGGAAGTTTACGACAAGACCCTGAACAACGTCGTCAGCGACCTGATTACCAAACTTCGCCTTTGCCGGTCCTCCCAAGGCCTCGTAACTGACATCACCAGCGAGTTCTACCGCTTTGGCCTCGAGG gcATCTCCTCTGTGCTGTTTGAGTCCAGAATCGGATGCCTGGACCCGGTTATTCCTGAGGAAACGGAGCGCTTCATCGAGTCCATCAACACCATGTTTGTGATGACGCTCCTCACCATGGCCATGCCCAGCTGGCTGCACCAGCTATACCCTAAACCCTGGAAAACCTTCTGCGACTGCTGGGACTACATGTTTGAATTTG CCAAAGGTCACATCGACCAGCGCTTGTTGGCCGAAGCCAACAAGATTGCCAAAGGGGAGAAAGTCGAGGGCCGTTATCTCACCTACTTCCTCTCACAGACGGGGCTGCCGATGAAGACTGTCTACAGCAATGTCACAGAGCTGCTTCTGGCTGGAGTCGACACA ATCTCCAGCACTATGTCCTGGACTCTGTACGAGCTCTCCCGTCACCCAGAGATCCAGGATGCACTCAGGGAGGAGGTGTTGACCGTACTGGAGGGTCGAAGGATACCAGACAACACAGACGTGGCCCGTATGCCCCTCATGAAGGCCACAGTCAAGGAAGTCCTCAG gctaTACCCAGTTATTCCTGCCAATGCGCGGGTCATTTCAGAGAAGGACATTGAGGTGGGAGGCTACCTCGTTCCTAAAAAT ACCTTGATCACTTTGTGCCAGTTTGCCACATCCCGGGACCCGGCTGTGTTTCAGAATCCAGATGATTTCCATCCCCATCGCTGGTTTAACAAAGACGAGGCTCATCACCCCTACGCCTCAGTTCCCTTTGGCGTGGGAAAACGCAGCTGCATAGGTCGCCGGATTGCAGAACTGGAGCTCTACCTCGCTCTATCTCGG ATCCTGATGGAGTTTGAGGTGAAGCCAGATGCTGAGGGTAATTCTGTGAAGCCCATGACTCGGACGCTCCTCGTTCCTGAAAATGCCATCAACCTGCAGTTTGTTGAACGATGA